A single region of the Enterococcus mundtii genome encodes:
- the rpoD gene encoding RNA polymerase sigma factor RpoD gives MANGTDVKKYEAAVAAFIKENKPKGQVIYDDLSNKLATPFTLNADEMDKLIQKVEDAGISVVDENGEPSIHSLKSAEKKAEQAKTEDLSAPTGVKINDPVRMYLKEIGRVSLLTAEEEVALALKIEEGDQEAKQRLAEANLRLVVSIAKRYVGRGMQFLDLIQEGNMGLMKAVEKFDYRKGFKFSTYATWWIRQAITRAIADQARTIRIPVHMVETINKLIRIQRQLLQDLGREPTPEEIGAEMDLPTEKVREILKIAQEPVSLETPIGEEDDSHLGDFIEDQEATSPAEHAAYELLKEQLEDVLDTLTDREENVLRLRFGLDDGRTRTLEEVGKVFGVTRERIRQIEAKALRKLRHPSRSKQLKDFLE, from the coding sequence ATGGCAAATGGAACAGATGTTAAAAAATATGAAGCAGCAGTGGCAGCGTTCATTAAAGAAAATAAACCAAAAGGGCAAGTGATTTATGATGATTTATCAAATAAACTTGCGACACCATTCACTTTAAATGCAGATGAAATGGATAAGTTGATCCAAAAAGTAGAGGACGCAGGTATCAGCGTCGTTGACGAAAATGGTGAACCATCGATCCATAGTCTGAAAAGTGCTGAGAAAAAAGCAGAACAAGCGAAAACAGAAGATCTTTCTGCACCGACAGGCGTCAAAATCAATGATCCTGTTCGGATGTACCTCAAAGAAATTGGCCGCGTCTCCCTTTTAACTGCAGAAGAAGAAGTAGCATTAGCATTGAAGATCGAAGAAGGTGACCAGGAAGCGAAACAACGCTTAGCTGAAGCTAACCTTCGTTTAGTTGTAAGTATTGCCAAAAGATATGTGGGTCGTGGGATGCAATTTTTAGATTTGATCCAAGAAGGAAATATGGGATTGATGAAAGCTGTTGAAAAATTTGACTACCGTAAAGGGTTCAAATTTTCTACCTACGCAACTTGGTGGATCCGTCAAGCGATCACACGTGCGATTGCTGACCAAGCCCGTACGATTCGTATTCCAGTGCATATGGTGGAAACCATCAATAAATTGATCCGTATCCAACGTCAATTACTACAAGACTTAGGAAGAGAACCAACGCCTGAAGAAATCGGTGCTGAAATGGATCTTCCTACAGAAAAAGTACGCGAAATCTTAAAAATCGCTCAAGAACCTGTCTCATTAGAAACACCAATCGGTGAAGAAGATGATTCACATTTAGGTGATTTTATCGAGGACCAAGAAGCAACTAGTCCTGCGGAACATGCAGCGTATGAATTATTGAAAGAACAATTAGAAGATGTCTTAGATACTTTGACAGATCGTGAAGAAAACGTCTTACGTTTGCGTTTTGGCTTAGATGATGGCCGTACACGTACGTTGGAAGAAGTAGGTAAAGTCTTCGGCGTGACTCGTGAACGTATTCGACAAATCGAAGCAAAAGCATTAAGAAAACTTCGCCACCCATCACGCTCAAAACAATTGAAAGATTTCTTGGAATAA
- a CDS encoding cell division site-positioning protein MapZ family protein: MIKKCPKCGSEKIKDQSKCPECDFEPQQDELTQLPQTDGNQSLDETAEEVYPDSIVNDPIEWSELKDLPLESVMELFDSSDTSTESKDDQVDKKENINLGKEKTETDHSATSEQREKAQQKKRVAELKEAVNNEEENSILAAYIKAHREDTTEEHAKELLRMIETAAATGEDSVDIRLSENTTEQVSPEKSQEDAIKEPPVEEPTEETIIEDTVVEDSSTSTEEQVDVITNIEETAPVSTEEPVETTEPIEEESSKVESTKAASTDAPQPKEAPETTELVETQPKQTKVEEQETSNASIKKEELPNDRGSKKSKKRLYLTSAAVLLLGAGGWMYYDHQQKVQAEIAAETQRKQDKMADLQSDLAAFYSDDDEQFIRTSMINQDLSKLRASLNEVKDEKGYADLEKTFEDIQSKIKQIQTVNEWFVTPVIADDQLIAEPKLKADQAIQSFETEDTAFGQLIDKATDEATKQYQQLQTAKEKTAVIYADGQVKDSATKEQYDTAKAEVAKVKNTELVKALVTELDKVDEALTKKEEAKKAEEAKKAEEAKKAEEAKQAQAQAEAQAQAQAEAAAQQTEATQTTPATNSANRPIMETRASDVADASNPAWNWAPGVKESVIATSIARGYIVEGGYRLEKARIENGEGYYNLYATSTKSSLMNGIGESALPFYIVTINCKTGWFGGNGSN, from the coding sequence GTGATAAAAAAATGTCCAAAATGTGGATCAGAAAAAATCAAAGATCAATCAAAATGTCCAGAATGTGACTTTGAACCACAACAAGATGAACTGACACAATTACCCCAAACAGATGGAAATCAATCGTTAGACGAAACAGCTGAGGAAGTTTATCCAGACAGTATCGTAAATGATCCAATCGAGTGGTCAGAACTAAAAGATCTACCGTTGGAGTCTGTCATGGAGTTGTTTGACTCAAGTGACACGAGCACTGAGTCAAAGGATGATCAAGTAGATAAAAAAGAAAATATCAATCTTGGCAAAGAAAAAACAGAGACAGATCACTCTGCTACCTCTGAGCAAAGAGAAAAAGCGCAGCAGAAAAAACGAGTAGCTGAATTAAAAGAAGCAGTAAACAATGAAGAAGAAAATTCCATTCTAGCTGCTTACATCAAGGCGCATCGTGAAGATACGACTGAAGAACACGCAAAAGAGCTGCTTCGAATGATCGAAACGGCGGCAGCAACGGGTGAGGATTCAGTCGACATTCGCTTGTCGGAAAATACAACGGAGCAAGTTTCTCCTGAAAAATCTCAAGAGGATGCAATAAAAGAGCCACCAGTGGAAGAACCAACAGAAGAAACGATCATTGAAGATACTGTGGTCGAAGATTCTTCAACAAGTACAGAAGAACAAGTAGACGTAATTACAAATATAGAAGAAACTGCCCCAGTTTCTACGGAAGAACCTGTAGAGACGACTGAACCGATCGAAGAGGAAAGTTCTAAGGTTGAGAGTACGAAAGCTGCTTCAACAGATGCACCGCAACCAAAAGAAGCTCCTGAAACAACTGAACTGGTGGAAACACAGCCGAAACAGACAAAGGTTGAGGAACAAGAAACAAGCAATGCGTCCATCAAAAAAGAAGAATTGCCAAATGATCGAGGATCAAAGAAATCCAAAAAAAGATTATACCTGACGAGTGCGGCAGTGCTTTTACTTGGTGCAGGGGGTTGGATGTATTATGATCATCAGCAAAAAGTCCAAGCAGAAATCGCTGCCGAAACCCAACGTAAACAAGATAAAATGGCTGATTTACAATCAGATTTAGCTGCGTTTTATTCAGATGATGATGAACAGTTCATTCGTACAAGTATGATCAATCAAGACTTATCAAAATTAAGGGCATCATTGAATGAGGTCAAAGATGAAAAAGGGTATGCAGATCTGGAAAAAACCTTTGAAGATATCCAATCAAAGATCAAACAGATCCAAACGGTCAATGAATGGTTTGTTACACCAGTTATCGCAGATGATCAACTGATCGCAGAACCCAAATTGAAAGCTGACCAAGCGATCCAAAGTTTTGAAACAGAAGATACAGCATTTGGTCAATTGATCGACAAAGCGACAGATGAAGCAACTAAACAGTATCAACAACTTCAAACAGCAAAAGAAAAAACTGCTGTGATCTATGCAGATGGTCAAGTAAAAGATTCAGCAACGAAAGAGCAGTACGACACAGCAAAAGCAGAAGTGGCGAAAGTAAAAAATACAGAATTAGTCAAAGCACTTGTGACCGAATTGGACAAAGTCGATGAAGCTTTGACGAAAAAAGAAGAAGCGAAGAAAGCCGAAGAAGCAAAGAAAGCTGAAGAAGCGAAGAAAGCCGAAGAAGCGAAACAAGCGCAGGCGCAGGCTGAAGCGCAAGCACAAGCACAAGCTGAGGCAGCTGCTCAACAAACTGAGGCGACACAAACAACGCCAGCGACTAACTCCGCAAACCGTCCAATCATGGAAACAAGAGCCAGTGATGTCGCAGATGCTTCTAATCCTGCTTGGAATTGGGCACCAGGAGTCAAAGAAAGTGTGATCGCAACAAGTATTGCACGAGGCTACATCGTAGAGGGCGGCTATCGATTAGAGAAAGCTCGCATCGAAAACGGTGAAGGATACTACAACCTTTATGCGACTTCTACTAAATCATCTTTGATGAATGGTATCGGTGAAAGTGCTCTACCATTTTATATTGTCACAATCAATTGTAAAACTGGTTGGTTTGGTGGGAACGGTAGTAACTAG
- a CDS encoding S1 RNA-binding domain-containing protein: MNELLANVFTAMVIDENEKNYFVQKNGQTFRLSKEEGEHTIGEAVEGFGYQNQKQENRFTTVIPKSRIGHYAFGTVTSSRKDLGVFIDIGLPDKDFVVSLDELPTMTELWPKKGDQLMIALRVDAKDRIWGSLAEERIFKSLSKHGSEELKNKNISGIAYRLKLTGTYLLTDDFYIGFIHPSERYREPRLGEKLEGRVVGARPDGVLNISLKPRAHEAISDDAQMILTILERSADQQIAFTDKSDPDEIMRAFGISKGAFKRAIGNLLKQGLIKQEDGVTKLAKKSN; the protein is encoded by the coding sequence ATGAACGAATTATTAGCAAATGTCTTTACCGCAATGGTGATTGACGAAAATGAAAAAAATTATTTTGTCCAAAAAAATGGACAAACTTTCCGTTTGAGCAAAGAGGAGGGAGAGCATACGATCGGCGAAGCAGTCGAAGGTTTTGGTTATCAGAATCAAAAACAAGAGAATCGTTTTACAACGGTGATCCCGAAGAGTCGCATTGGTCATTATGCTTTTGGAACAGTCACTTCTTCAAGAAAAGATCTAGGTGTCTTTATTGATATTGGTTTACCGGATAAAGATTTTGTTGTTTCACTGGATGAGTTACCTACAATGACTGAGTTGTGGCCCAAAAAAGGGGATCAGTTGATGATCGCTTTGCGCGTTGACGCGAAAGATCGCATTTGGGGAAGCCTAGCAGAAGAAAGAATCTTCAAATCACTAAGTAAGCATGGTTCAGAAGAATTGAAAAATAAAAACATCTCAGGAATCGCTTATCGTTTGAAGCTGACTGGCACGTATCTGCTGACGGATGATTTTTATATTGGGTTCATCCATCCTTCAGAACGTTACCGCGAACCACGTTTAGGTGAAAAATTAGAAGGACGCGTAGTTGGGGCTAGACCTGATGGTGTGTTGAATATCTCTTTGAAACCACGTGCACACGAAGCGATTTCTGATGATGCACAAATGATCTTAACGATTTTAGAACGTTCAGCAGATCAACAAATCGCATTCACTGACAAATCAGATCCAGATGAGATCATGCGTGCCTTTGGGATCAGTAAAGGGGCATTTAAGCGAGCAATTGGTAATTTATTGAAACAAGGATTGATCAAACAAGAGGATGGCGTGACGAAACTAGCGAAAAAATCTAATTGA
- a CDS encoding Fur family transcriptional regulator: MGMNTMSVMKKTKQQLHESGFKLTPQREATLLVLLENEKEHLSAEEVFFLVKKKNSEIGLATVYRTLEILTDLKVIDKVSFNDGVARYDLRKEGAKHFHHHLLCLDCGTIEEVEEDLLSEVEQVIEQRYHFFVKDHRLTFHGICQECYNKKKERKTV; this comes from the coding sequence ATGGGCATGAATACAATGTCAGTAATGAAAAAAACAAAACAACAGCTACATGAATCTGGGTTTAAACTGACCCCACAACGAGAAGCAACCTTGCTCGTCCTCTTAGAGAACGAAAAAGAACACTTGTCAGCAGAAGAAGTTTTCTTTCTAGTCAAAAAGAAAAACTCAGAGATCGGTTTGGCCACCGTTTATCGGACGTTGGAGATTCTAACGGATCTAAAAGTCATCGACAAAGTTAGCTTCAATGATGGTGTGGCTCGGTATGATCTGCGAAAAGAAGGAGCCAAACATTTTCATCATCATCTCCTGTGCTTAGATTGTGGAACGATCGAGGAAGTCGAAGAAGATCTGCTAAGTGAAGTTGAACAAGTGATCGAACAGCGTTACCACTTTTTTGTCAAAGATCATCGTTTGACCTTTCATGGTATCTGCCAAGAATGCTATAATAAGAAAAAAGAAAGAAAGACCGTCTGA
- the xerD gene encoding site-specific tyrosine recombinase XerD → MEEEINEYLRYLSIERGLSFNTRKSYERDLNQYLHYLKEHEITSWQTIDRFVVIQYLETLHAENKASATITRMITSLRKFHQFLRQERYTEQDPMQHIETPKKAQKLPSTLSLKEVERLIETPDTSKSLGIRDRAILEVMYATGMRVSELVGLKLGDLHLSLGLVQTLGKGDKERIIPLGDYAIQWLERYLDEVRPLLVKNPSENHVFLNHHGSSLSRQGIWKNLKQLVREAGIYKDVTPHTLRHSFATHLLENGADLRTVQELLGHADISTTQIYTHITKKRMTDVYKQHFPRA, encoded by the coding sequence ATGGAAGAAGAAATCAATGAATATCTTCGCTATTTAAGTATCGAGCGTGGATTATCGTTCAATACTCGAAAAAGTTATGAACGAGACTTGAATCAATACTTGCACTATCTAAAAGAACACGAGATAACCTCTTGGCAAACAATTGATCGATTTGTCGTCATCCAATATTTAGAAACGTTGCATGCGGAAAATAAGGCTTCTGCAACGATTACACGTATGATTACAAGTTTAAGAAAATTCCATCAATTTTTGCGACAAGAACGGTATACAGAACAAGATCCAATGCAACACATCGAGACACCGAAGAAAGCCCAAAAGTTGCCAAGTACATTGTCTTTAAAGGAAGTAGAACGGCTGATCGAAACACCTGATACATCGAAAAGTTTAGGGATCAGAGATCGCGCTATTTTAGAAGTCATGTATGCAACAGGGATGCGTGTGAGTGAGTTAGTCGGACTGAAGTTAGGCGATTTGCACTTGTCTTTAGGGCTGGTTCAAACCTTAGGTAAAGGAGATAAAGAACGAATCATTCCTTTAGGCGATTATGCGATCCAATGGTTAGAACGTTATTTGGATGAGGTTCGTCCTTTACTAGTCAAAAATCCATCTGAAAACCACGTTTTTTTGAATCATCATGGTTCAAGTCTCTCTCGACAAGGAATATGGAAAAATTTAAAACAACTTGTTCGAGAAGCAGGGATCTACAAAGACGTGACCCCTCATACATTGAGGCATAGTTTTGCGACACATTTACTAGAGAATGGGGCGGATTTACGTACCGTTCAAGAACTATTAGGTCATGCAGATATTTCAACGACACAGATCTATACACATATCACGAAAAAAAGAATGACAGATGTCTACAAGCAGCATTTCCCAAGGGCTTAG